GCTCGAAAGCGGATAGGTCCGCAGGGATTGCTGGTAGTGAGCATTTATGTCAACCCCACTCAGTTTGGACCCACCGAGGATCTGAGTCGTTACCCTCGTGATTTTCGACGTGATCGGCGGCTGTGTCGGGAAGCAGGGGTGGACGTGGTGTTTTATCCCCAGGACTCCGAAATGTATCCGGGCCGCTCCGAAGGGCTCTTTTCCACCTATGTGACCGAGGTAGCCCTTAGTGTAGGTATGGAAGGAGCTTCCCGGCCGACCCATTTCCGAGGGGTTACCACGGTGGTCGCCAAGCTCTTTAACCTAGTTTTACCCGAGGTGGCCGTTTTCGGACAGAAGGATTGCCAGCAGGCGTCGATAATTCAGAGGATGGCGAAGGACCTCAATTTCCCGGTGCGCGTGGTGGTGGCACCAACGCGTCGGGAGCGCGACGGTCTCGCCATGAGTTCGCGGAACGCCTATCTTACGCCATCGCAACGAAGTCAGGCCGTTTGTTTGAGTCAGGCGTTGAATTTAGCCCGACAGTTGGTGAGGGCGAGCGTTCGTCCCCTTTCGGCCGCGGTCTTGACGGCTAAGTTGAAGCGTCTGATAGATCGGGCGCCGGAGGCGCGGGTGGATTACATCGCATTTTTTGACCCCCGCAGTTTCCAGCCTGTGAAGCAGGTGAGCGGGGGTACCCACCTGGCGCTGGCCGTATTTTTTGGGAAGACTCGGCTGATCGACAACGCGTTGCTTTGAACAGAATGAACCCATCAGACATCCGACGGTTTGACTACCTGGTGTTGGGCAGCGGAATCGCCGGCCTTTGCCTGGCCTTGAAGGTCGCGCGGCATGGCCGGGTTGCAATCATCACCAAGAAGCATAAGGCCGAATCGAACACGAACTACGCCCAGGGAGGTATTGCGGCCGTCACCAGCAAGGAGGATTCGTTTGAGATGCACATCCGCGACACGCTGGTCGCGGGGGCAGGTCTTTGCAAGGAGTCGGTGGTGAGGGTGATTGTTGAGGAGGGCCCGGCGCGCATCACGGAGCTGATCGAGTTGGGAATGAAATTTTCGGAGCGGGAAAGTGCCGAGTTTCCCGGAGAGATTGAGCTGGATTTGGGCCGAGAGGGCGGGCATTCCCGCCGACGGATTCTGCATGCCAAGGACGTCACCGGCCGCGAGGTCGAGCGAGCGCTCCTCAACGCAGTTGCCCAGCAGCCAAATATCCAGGTCTTTGAGAACCACGTGGCCATCGATTTGATCACCAGTCGAAAATTGGGTCACCCGGGAGAGAATCGCTGTGTGGGAGTGTACGCCCTGTGCAGTCCTACCGGCGAGGTTGTGACATTCTCGGCGCCGTCGATTGTCCTGGCGACGGGCGGGTGCGGCAAGGTGTACCTTTATACCACCAACCCGGACATCGCCACGGGCGACGGGGTGGCGATGGCTTATCGCGCCG
This portion of the Verrucomicrobiales bacterium genome encodes:
- a CDS encoding pantoate--beta-alanine ligase gives rise to the protein MRHVKIVRTARGMQKLALQARGRGIRIGFVPTMGYLHEGHVALMKDARKRIGPQGLLVVSIYVNPTQFGPTEDLSRYPRDFRRDRRLCREAGVDVVFYPQDSEMYPGRSEGLFSTYVTEVALSVGMEGASRPTHFRGVTTVVAKLFNLVLPEVAVFGQKDCQQASIIQRMAKDLNFPVRVVVAPTRRERDGLAMSSRNAYLTPSQRSQAVCLSQALNLARQLVRASVRPLSAAVLTAKLKRLIDRAPEARVDYIAFFDPRSFQPVKQVSGGTHLALAVFFGKTRLIDNALL